A section of the Bradyrhizobium oligotrophicum S58 genome encodes:
- a CDS encoding DUF4265 domain-containing protein: MDIRPGGLSLIENLIKIRFELDVSDWHGHGSETLWAEPVRERGPDVFRIRSSPFFTRGINHLDIVKSLPTDRRELYVFSSVIERGGHSTYMLLFEPGDERVAFHWKMIEDIGCSFESMMIRVSMGPRTLYAVDVPGNADLAEVYRLLAQGESMGLWMFQEGHANAR, translated from the coding sequence TTGGACATTCGCCCGGGCGGGCTAAGCCTGATTGAAAATCTCATCAAGATCCGGTTCGAACTCGACGTGTCGGACTGGCATGGGCACGGCAGCGAGACTCTCTGGGCCGAGCCAGTGAGGGAACGCGGCCCGGACGTCTTCCGCATTCGGAGTTCGCCCTTCTTCACGCGAGGGATCAATCACCTCGACATCGTCAAGTCCTTGCCCACCGATCGTCGCGAATTGTATGTGTTCAGTTCGGTCATCGAGCGCGGCGGACACTCCACCTACATGCTGCTGTTCGAACCAGGCGATGAGCGTGTCGCTTTTCACTGGAAGATGATCGAGGATATCGGCTGCTCGTTCGAGAGCATGATGATCCGGGTGAGCATGGGGCCGCGAACCCTTTATGCGGTGGATGTGCCTGGGAATGCCGATCTTGCGGAAGTCTACAGACTGCTGGCGCAGGGCGAGTCCATGGGGCTCTGGATGTTCCAGGAGGGGCACGCGAACGCGCGCTGA
- a CDS encoding GNAT family N-acetyltransferase: MGQALPRPALRPFLPADAPVLAAIFVASIQELTSDDYSEDQQEAWASAADDEVSFGKKLASELTLIATLQGSPVGFAALKGNDHIDMLYVHPSAAGQGVGALLCDALEKLAGARGATGLSVDASDTAVDFFRKRGYVARQRNSVSINGEWLANTTMKKELGSGGAQA, from the coding sequence ATGGGACAGGCTCTCCCGAGGCCCGCGTTGCGGCCGTTTCTTCCCGCTGATGCGCCGGTGCTGGCCGCGATCTTCGTCGCCAGCATCCAGGAGCTGACGTCGGACGACTACAGCGAGGATCAGCAGGAAGCCTGGGCCTCCGCCGCGGATGACGAAGTCAGCTTCGGCAAGAAGCTCGCATCCGAGCTGACCTTGATTGCAACCCTGCAGGGCTCGCCGGTCGGCTTCGCGGCGCTGAAGGGCAACGACCATATCGACATGCTCTATGTGCATCCGAGTGCGGCGGGACAGGGTGTCGGCGCATTGCTGTGCGACGCGCTGGAAAAGCTCGCGGGCGCGCGCGGCGCGACCGGCCTGTCGGTGGACGCCAGCGACACCGCGGTCGATTTCTTCCGCAAGCGCGGCTACGTCGCACGTCAGCGCAACAGCGTCTCCATCAACGGCGAGTGGCTCGCCAACACCACGATGAAGAAAGAGCTCGGTTCTGGGGGAGCTCAGGCATGA
- a CDS encoding DUF2865 domain-containing protein — MIASLSPRLLACTALLGLTLTGSYALAQSSSESYGQMAPSAQPGPQAGVNPICPRLEGQLASIDRGGGGDPGREDQIRRYQDAAAKQQGELDRVSMQAKRMGCDSPGFFSIFNGRSAECGPVNNQIQQMRANLDQITSNLERLRGGGFGGERDNQRRSVLAALGQNNCGPQYQQYANANRGGGGNAGGNFLTSLFGGGPDNNPAASLPPPSADLAAPQGTYRTVCVRSCDGAYFPISFATVPGRFADDERACKAQCPAADATLFTYRNPGEDMNQAVSVNGQPYSALANAFKYRTEFNPSCSCKAPGQTWADALKSIDDKTSAEQQGDIIVTEESAKRMQQRQTGKPTAAKKGAAPADAAPATADATTGAGGDKQIRTVGPTFIPAR; from the coding sequence TTGATCGCTTCCCTGTCTCCGCGCCTGTTGGCCTGCACTGCTCTGCTGGGATTGACCCTCACCGGCTCGTACGCCCTGGCGCAATCCAGTTCCGAGTCCTACGGGCAGATGGCCCCATCTGCCCAGCCCGGACCGCAGGCCGGCGTCAACCCAATCTGCCCGCGTCTCGAAGGGCAGCTCGCCTCGATCGATCGCGGCGGCGGTGGTGATCCCGGCCGCGAGGACCAGATCCGGCGCTATCAGGATGCGGCCGCCAAGCAGCAGGGCGAACTCGACCGCGTCAGCATGCAGGCCAAGCGCATGGGCTGCGACAGCCCCGGCTTCTTCTCGATCTTCAACGGCCGCTCGGCCGAATGCGGCCCGGTCAACAACCAGATCCAGCAGATGCGCGCCAATCTGGACCAGATCACAAGCAACCTCGAGCGGCTGCGCGGCGGCGGCTTCGGCGGCGAGCGTGACAATCAGCGCCGCTCGGTGCTGGCGGCGCTCGGCCAGAACAATTGCGGCCCGCAGTACCAGCAATACGCCAACGCCAATCGTGGCGGCGGAGGCAATGCCGGCGGCAACTTCCTGACCAGCCTGTTCGGCGGCGGACCCGACAACAACCCGGCCGCATCGCTGCCTCCGCCGAGCGCCGATCTCGCGGCGCCGCAGGGCACCTACCGTACCGTCTGCGTGCGCAGTTGCGACGGCGCCTATTTCCCGATCTCGTTCGCCACCGTTCCGGGCCGCTTCGCCGACGACGAGCGCGCCTGCAAGGCGCAATGCCCGGCCGCCGACGCGACGCTGTTCACCTACCGCAATCCCGGCGAGGACATGAACCAGGCGGTCTCGGTCAACGGCCAGCCCTACAGCGCGCTCGCCAACGCGTTCAAATATCGCACCGAGTTCAACCCGAGCTGCTCCTGCAAGGCGCCGGGCCAGACCTGGGCCGACGCGCTGAAATCGATCGACGACAAGACTTCGGCCGAGCAGCAGGGCGACATCATCGTCACCGAAGAGAGCGCCAAGCGGATGCAGCAGCGCCAGACCGGCAAGCCGACCGCCGCCAAGAAGGGCGCAGCGCCCGCCGACGCCGCTCCCGCGACCGCGGATGCCACGACCGGCGCCGGCGGCGACAAGCAGATCCGCACGGTCGGACCGACCTTCATCCCGGCGCGCTGA
- a CDS encoding VOC family protein: MIDHVSVGVSDLARSARFYERALAPLGLMRLVERPATIGFGKAYPEFWINLRTSMARVPADTGSHLCFRAKSTADVDAFHAAALEAGGVSDGAPGLRPHDRVRYYAAFVLDPDGNRIEAVTFPPE; the protein is encoded by the coding sequence ATGATCGACCACGTCTCCGTCGGCGTCAGCGATCTCGCGCGCAGCGCACGCTTCTATGAGCGCGCGCTGGCGCCGCTCGGCCTGATGCGCCTAGTCGAGCGCCCCGCGACCATCGGCTTCGGCAAGGCCTATCCGGAGTTCTGGATCAATCTCCGCACCAGCATGGCGCGCGTGCCCGCCGACACCGGCTCGCATCTCTGCTTCCGTGCCAAGAGCACCGCCGACGTCGATGCATTCCACGCGGCGGCGCTGGAGGCGGGCGGTGTTTCGGATGGCGCACCTGGGCTGCGGCCGCACGACCGCGTGCGCTACTATGCGGCCTTTGTGCTCGATCCGGATGGCAACCGGATCGAGGCCGTTACGTTTCCGCCGGAATGA
- a CDS encoding sensor histidine kinase has translation MRAFVDSSTAIVQIACGRARILPASFIRPSGRSARVGEAQDQRLGATLPRLLDQSLAALVCAPHCTVATCGYRFAADNEEGFSGMAGEGASDFLAGGGEMGALTRAFDWSKTSLGPPDTWPQSLRVTVRLVLTSRHPMFVWWGPELIQFYNDAYRGTMGPERHPSALGARGHECWAEIWDIIGPQIAYVMAGHGATWNEDQLVPVTRHGRREDVWWTYSFGPIDLDGKVGGVLVVCRDVTSEHVAKSSLNLINEELTHRVKNTLAILGAVATQTFRDPASRADLEKYQGRLAAFGRAHDLLTAANWAAAPLDDVIDAALIPYRTGEDQFTVSGAPLVVKSRQALALSLAIHELATNALKYGALTVADGRVSITWTADDQKGEPRFVFVWQESGGPAASKPAGVGFGSRLISRVLQDDFGGTVAVSYDPTGLVCRLTAPLDNLRPSPD, from the coding sequence ATGCGCGCATTTGTCGACTCCAGCACTGCAATTGTGCAAATAGCTTGCGGACGCGCGCGCATCCTTCCTGCTTCGTTCATTCGTCCTTCCGGTCGCTCGGCGCGTGTCGGAGAGGCGCAGGATCAGCGCCTTGGCGCCACTCTGCCTCGTCTGCTCGATCAGAGCCTGGCGGCTTTGGTCTGCGCACCCCATTGTACAGTCGCGACCTGTGGCTATAGGTTTGCGGCGGACAATGAGGAGGGGTTTTCTGGCATGGCGGGGGAAGGAGCGAGCGACTTCCTGGCGGGAGGGGGCGAGATGGGCGCCCTGACGCGCGCATTCGACTGGTCAAAAACCTCGCTCGGACCCCCGGACACATGGCCGCAAAGCCTGCGGGTGACGGTTCGCCTCGTGCTCACCTCGCGCCACCCGATGTTCGTGTGGTGGGGACCGGAGCTGATCCAGTTCTACAACGACGCCTATCGCGGGACGATGGGGCCCGAGCGGCATCCGAGCGCGCTGGGCGCTCGCGGCCACGAATGCTGGGCAGAGATATGGGACATCATTGGCCCCCAGATCGCCTACGTCATGGCCGGTCACGGTGCGACCTGGAACGAGGACCAGCTGGTCCCGGTGACGCGCCATGGCCGTCGCGAGGATGTCTGGTGGACTTACAGCTTTGGTCCGATCGATCTCGACGGCAAAGTGGGCGGCGTGCTCGTCGTCTGCAGGGATGTCACCTCCGAGCACGTGGCCAAGAGTTCGCTGAACCTCATCAATGAGGAGCTCACGCATCGCGTCAAGAACACGCTTGCGATCCTTGGTGCCGTGGCCACTCAGACATTCAGAGACCCTGCGAGCAGAGCCGATCTCGAAAAGTACCAGGGACGACTGGCTGCGTTTGGACGCGCCCACGATCTGCTCACGGCCGCGAACTGGGCTGCGGCGCCCCTCGATGACGTGATCGACGCTGCCCTGATTCCCTACAGGACAGGCGAAGACCAGTTCACGGTCTCGGGTGCTCCCCTCGTCGTCAAATCCCGGCAGGCGCTGGCTCTGTCCCTGGCCATCCATGAGCTTGCGACCAACGCCTTGAAGTATGGCGCTCTGACCGTGGCGGACGGACGTGTGTCCATCACCTGGACGGCCGACGATCAAAAGGGCGAGCCCAGGTTCGTTTTCGTCTGGCAGGAGTCCGGCGGCCCGGCTGCGTCGAAGCCGGCCGGTGTCGGCTTTGGGTCGCGCCTCATCTCGCGTGTGTTGCAAGACGATTTCGGAGGCACCGTTGCGGTGTCTTATGATCCGACCGGGCTCGTTTGCCGCCTGACGGCGCCGCTCGACAATCTGAGGCCGTCCCCGGACTAG
- the cysS gene encoding cysteine--tRNA ligase encodes MELRLYDTASREKRPFVPLDPGNVRMYVCGPTVYDFAHIGNARPVIVFDLLFRLLRHVYGADHVTYVRNITDVDDKINARAARDFPGLPLNEAIRKVTEVTANQFHSDTAALGSLPPTFEPRATDFVLPRLDGKADMVTLILQLIARGHAYEAGGEVLFDTQSMPDYGALSGRKLDEQLAGARVAVDAHKKNPADFVLWKQSSADEPGWDSPWGRGRPGWHIECSAMSAAYLGDVFDIHGGGLDLIFPHHENEIAQSRCAHGTSVMANYWLHNGFLEVEGAKMSKSLGNFVTIRDLLADWPGEVLRLNMLKMHYRSPADWTVKGLEESAKTLDDWYRVAADAPGEQPAPAIVAALLDDINTPLMIAELHALRGRAASGSESDRAAFAGSLRYFGFLSDTAAQWEARKQQARGVDAAKVESLIDERTAARARKDFKESDRLRDELVAMGVVLKDGKGADGKPVTTWEIAR; translated from the coding sequence ATGGAATTGCGTTTGTACGACACGGCGTCGCGGGAGAAGCGCCCCTTCGTGCCGCTCGATCCCGGCAATGTCCGCATGTATGTCTGCGGACCGACGGTCTATGACTTCGCCCATATCGGCAATGCGCGCCCGGTCATCGTCTTCGATCTGCTGTTCCGGCTGCTGCGGCATGTCTATGGCGCCGACCACGTCACCTATGTCCGCAACATCACGGATGTCGACGACAAGATCAACGCGCGCGCCGCGCGTGACTTTCCCGGGCTGCCGCTCAACGAGGCGATCCGCAAGGTCACCGAGGTGACGGCTAATCAGTTCCACAGCGATACTGCTGCGCTCGGCAGTCTGCCGCCGACCTTCGAGCCGCGCGCCACCGACTTCGTGCTGCCGCGTCTCGACGGCAAGGCGGACATGGTGACGCTGATCCTGCAACTGATCGCGCGCGGCCATGCCTATGAAGCGGGCGGCGAGGTGCTGTTCGATACCCAATCGATGCCGGACTATGGCGCGCTGTCCGGCCGCAAGCTCGACGAGCAGCTCGCGGGCGCCCGCGTCGCCGTCGATGCGCACAAGAAGAACCCGGCCGACTTCGTGCTGTGGAAGCAGTCGTCGGCGGATGAGCCCGGCTGGGACAGCCCGTGGGGCCGCGGCCGTCCGGGCTGGCACATCGAGTGCTCGGCGATGAGCGCGGCCTATCTCGGCGATGTCTTCGACATCCATGGCGGCGGGCTCGATCTGATCTTCCCGCACCATGAGAACGAGATCGCGCAGTCGCGCTGCGCCCATGGCACCTCGGTGATGGCGAACTACTGGCTGCACAACGGCTTCTTGGAAGTCGAGGGCGCGAAGATGTCGAAGAGCCTCGGTAACTTCGTCACCATCCGCGACCTGCTGGCGGACTGGCCCGGCGAGGTGCTGCGGCTCAACATGCTCAAGATGCATTATCGCTCGCCGGCCGATTGGACGGTCAAGGGCCTGGAGGAGAGCGCGAAGACGCTCGACGACTGGTATCGCGTCGCGGCCGATGCGCCGGGTGAGCAGCCGGCGCCTGCGATCGTCGCTGCGCTGCTCGACGACATCAACACGCCGCTGATGATCGCCGAACTGCACGCGTTGCGCGGACGGGCTGCGTCGGGCAGTGAATCCGACCGCGCAGCATTTGCCGGCTCGCTCCGCTATTTCGGCTTCCTGTCCGACACCGCGGCGCAATGGGAAGCCCGCAAGCAGCAGGCGCGTGGCGTCGATGCCGCCAAGGTCGAGAGCCTCATCGACGAACGCACCGCCGCCCGCGCGCGCAAGGACTTCAAGGAATCCGACCGCTTGCGCGACGAACTCGTCGCGATGGGCGTCGTATTGAAGGACGGCAAGGGGGCCGACGGCAAGCCGGTCACGACCTGGGAGATCGCGCGATGA
- a CDS encoding nitrilase-related carbon-nitrogen hydrolase, producing MAADVFRITLAQLNPTAGDISGNTAKVREARAKALADGADLLVLPELFIAGYPPRDLVRDPAVESACRAAIEALARESADGGPAVLVGTPWFEDGRLYNACALLDSGRIAALRFKTNLPDEGTRLFARGPAAGPVSVRGVRIGVAIGEDIRIDESSEYENVVETLAETGAELIVVPAGEPYIRGGGDRRLSAAVARITESELPLVWLNQTGGQGNEVFDGASFALNADLSMAVQLPAFVDHVTTLAWSRGDDGWACRGPVATLIEGDEADYAARVVSLRDHVGKNGFTGVVIGLTGRIESALALAMAADALGPDRVRGVVLSGPDMSQPAQDAAEALARQLGVSSEVLPIAAAVEDFERILPGPLASGARHDLVARVRGTLLLALASLSGALAVAVGDTSDQLVGDATGGFTPLEDVTAAQVIRLAALRNRWKPADALGPSGGVIPPDLIARPSSGSRASSDAIEG from the coding sequence ATGGCCGCCGACGTCTTCAGGATCACGCTGGCCCAGCTCAATCCGACGGCCGGCGATATCAGTGGCAACACCGCGAAGGTGCGCGAGGCGCGCGCGAAGGCCTTGGCCGACGGCGCCGATCTGCTGGTGCTGCCTGAGCTGTTCATCGCCGGTTATCCGCCGCGCGATCTCGTTCGCGACCCGGCGGTCGAATCCGCCTGCCGCGCCGCAATCGAGGCGCTGGCGCGCGAGTCCGCGGATGGCGGGCCGGCCGTGCTGGTCGGCACGCCCTGGTTCGAGGATGGCAGGCTCTACAACGCCTGTGCGCTGCTCGACAGCGGCCGCATCGCCGCGCTGCGCTTCAAGACCAACCTGCCTGATGAAGGGACGCGCCTGTTCGCCCGTGGTCCCGCCGCCGGGCCGGTCAGCGTGCGGGGTGTTCGCATCGGCGTGGCCATCGGTGAAGATATCCGGATCGACGAGTCCTCCGAGTACGAGAACGTGGTCGAGACTCTGGCCGAGACCGGTGCTGAGCTCATCGTGGTCCCCGCCGGTGAGCCCTACATCCGCGGTGGCGGTGATCGGCGCCTCTCGGCCGCGGTGGCCCGCATCACCGAGAGCGAGCTGCCGCTGGTCTGGCTCAATCAGACCGGCGGCCAGGGCAACGAGGTGTTCGACGGCGCATCCTTCGCGCTCAACGCCGATCTCTCGATGGCCGTGCAACTGCCGGCATTCGTTGATCACGTCACCACGTTGGCCTGGAGCAGGGGCGACGATGGCTGGGCGTGCCGCGGACCGGTCGCAACGCTGATCGAGGGCGACGAGGCCGACTACGCGGCGCGCGTCGTCAGCCTGCGCGACCACGTCGGCAAGAACGGCTTCACCGGTGTCGTCATCGGCCTGACCGGCCGCATCGAATCGGCGCTGGCGTTGGCGATGGCGGCCGATGCGCTCGGACCAGACAGGGTCCGCGGCGTGGTGCTGTCCGGGCCCGACATGTCGCAGCCGGCGCAGGATGCGGCCGAAGCGCTCGCGCGGCAGCTCGGCGTCAGCTCCGAGGTGTTGCCGATCGCGGCTGCAGTCGAAGACTTCGAAAGGATCCTGCCCGGGCCGCTGGCGAGCGGCGCCCGTCACGACCTGGTAGCGCGCGTACGCGGCACGCTCCTGTTGGCGCTGGCGAGCTTGTCCGGCGCTCTGGCCGTTGCCGTCGGCGACACATCGGACCAACTGGTCGGTGACGCGACCGGCGGTTTCACGCCGCTCGAGGATGTGACCGCGGCGCAGGTGATTCGTCTTGCAGCGCTGCGCAATCGCTGGAAGCCCGCGGACGCGCTCGGACCGTCGGGCGGTGTGATACCGCCCGATCTGATCGCACGCCCGTCGAGCGGCAGCCGAGCGTCGTCCGACGCGATCGAAGGATGA
- a CDS encoding class II 3-deoxy-7-phosphoheptulonate synthase, producing the protein MTERWSPESWRSKPVQQVPDYPDQKALADVEAQLATFPPLVFAGEARNLKKSLARVAAGEAFLLQGGDCAESFAEHGANNIRDFFRVLLQMAVVMTYAGAVPVVKVGRIAGQFAKPRSSPTEKINGVELPSYRGDIVNDTAFTPEARIPNPQRQLDAYRQSAATLNLLRAFATGGFANLGSVHQWMLGFVKDSPQSRRYKELADRISEALNFMRACGLDLESHPELRATDFYTSHEALLLGYEQAFTRVDSTTGDWYATSGHFIWIGDRTRQLDHGHVEYFRGIKNPIGLKCGPSLKPDELLKLIDILNPDNEPGRLTLINRFGADKVGDHLPGLIRAVQREGRKVVWSCDPMHGNTITSTSGYKTRPFDRIVAEVRAFFAVHAAEGTHAGGIHLEMTGQDVTECIGGARAITDEALNDRYHTVCDPRLNAEQSIDMAFLIAELLKQQRGGKSALMPAVAGF; encoded by the coding sequence ATGACCGAGCGCTGGAGCCCGGAAAGCTGGCGTTCCAAGCCGGTGCAGCAGGTGCCTGACTATCCCGACCAGAAGGCGCTGGCCGACGTCGAGGCGCAGCTCGCGACCTTTCCGCCGCTGGTGTTCGCCGGCGAGGCGCGCAACCTGAAGAAATCGCTGGCGCGGGTGGCGGCCGGCGAGGCCTTCCTGCTGCAGGGCGGCGACTGCGCCGAGAGCTTTGCCGAGCACGGCGCCAACAACATCCGCGACTTCTTCCGCGTGCTGCTGCAGATGGCGGTCGTCATGACCTATGCCGGCGCGGTGCCGGTGGTGAAGGTGGGCCGCATCGCCGGCCAGTTCGCCAAGCCGCGCTCGTCGCCGACCGAGAAGATCAACGGCGTCGAACTGCCGAGCTATCGCGGCGACATCGTCAACGACACCGCGTTCACGCCCGAGGCGCGCATCCCCAACCCGCAGCGTCAGCTCGATGCCTACCGGCAGTCGGCGGCGACCTTGAACCTGCTGCGTGCGTTTGCCACCGGCGGCTTCGCCAATCTCGGCAGCGTGCATCAATGGATGCTCGGCTTCGTCAAGGATAGCCCGCAGTCGCGCCGCTACAAGGAGCTCGCCGACCGCATCTCCGAGGCGCTCAACTTCATGCGTGCCTGCGGCCTCGACCTCGAGAGCCATCCGGAGCTGCGCGCCACCGACTTCTACACCAGCCACGAGGCGCTGCTGCTCGGCTACGAGCAGGCCTTCACCCGGGTCGATTCCACCACCGGCGACTGGTACGCGACATCAGGCCATTTCATCTGGATCGGCGATCGCACCCGCCAGCTCGATCACGGCCATGTCGAATATTTCCGCGGCATCAAGAACCCGATCGGCCTGAAATGCGGCCCGTCGCTGAAACCGGACGAACTGCTCAAGCTGATCGACATCCTCAACCCCGACAACGAGCCCGGGCGGCTGACGCTGATCAACCGTTTCGGCGCCGACAAGGTTGGCGATCACCTGCCCGGACTGATCCGTGCGGTGCAGCGGGAAGGGCGCAAGGTGGTGTGGTCGTGCGACCCGATGCACGGCAACACCATCACCTCGACATCGGGCTACAAGACGCGGCCGTTCGACCGCATCGTCGCCGAGGTGCGGGCGTTCTTCGCAGTGCATGCCGCCGAGGGCACCCATGCCGGCGGCATCCATCTGGAGATGACCGGCCAGGACGTCACCGAGTGCATCGGCGGCGCGCGCGCGATCACCGACGAGGCCCTCAACGACCGCTATCACACGGTGTGCGATCCCAGGCTCAATGCCGAGCAGTCGATCGACATGGCGTTCCTGATCGCCGAGCTGTTGAAGCAGCAGCGCGGCGGCAAGTCCGCACTGATGCCGGCAGTCGCGGGCTTCTGA
- the cimA gene encoding citramalate synthase has product MSRAGTSRERLYLFDTTLRDGAQTNGVDFTLADKQAIARLLDDLGIDYVEGGYPGANPLDTEFFAVKPKLGHARFTAFGMTRRAGRSVSNDPGVAALLDAKADAICFVAKASAYQVRVALETTNEENLASIRDSVTAAKAAGREVMLDCEHFFDGYKENAEFALACARTAYEAGARWVVLCDTNGGTMPHEIEAIVGEVVRHVPGDHLGIHAHNDTEQAVANSLAAVRAGARQIQGTLNGLGERCGNANLCSLIPTLKLKTEFSDRFEIAVSDQQLGGLMKVSRTLDDMLNRAPNRHAPYVGESAFVTKTGIHASAVLKDPQTYEHVLPESVGNHRKVLVSDQAGRSNVIAALERGGIPFTKSDPKLTRLVEELKEREAIGYAYESANASFELLARRTLGSVPEYFRVEQFDVNVEQRYNAVGERVTVALAVVKVDVAGERLISAAEGNGPVNALDVALRKDLGKYQGFIDGLKLIDYRVRILNGGTEAVTRVLIESEDETGERWTTVGVSPNIIDASFQALMDSVFYKLVKSGAPG; this is encoded by the coding sequence ATGAGCAGGGCAGGCACAAGCAGGGAACGCCTTTATCTGTTCGACACCACCTTGCGCGATGGCGCGCAGACCAATGGTGTGGACTTCACGCTCGCGGACAAGCAGGCCATCGCGCGCCTGCTTGACGATCTCGGCATCGACTATGTCGAGGGCGGCTATCCCGGCGCCAATCCGCTCGACACCGAGTTCTTTGCCGTCAAGCCGAAGCTCGGCCACGCCCGCTTCACCGCCTTCGGCATGACGCGCCGCGCCGGGCGTTCGGTCTCCAACGATCCGGGAGTCGCCGCACTGCTGGACGCCAAGGCGGACGCGATCTGCTTCGTGGCGAAAGCCTCGGCGTATCAGGTGCGCGTGGCGCTCGAGACCACCAACGAGGAGAACCTGGCCTCGATCCGCGACAGCGTCACGGCGGCCAAGGCGGCGGGACGCGAGGTGATGCTCGACTGCGAGCATTTCTTCGATGGCTACAAGGAGAACGCAGAGTTCGCGCTGGCCTGCGCACGCACGGCCTATGAGGCCGGTGCGCGCTGGGTCGTGCTGTGCGACACCAATGGTGGCACCATGCCGCACGAGATCGAGGCGATCGTCGGCGAGGTCGTCAGGCATGTGCCGGGCGATCATCTCGGCATTCACGCCCATAACGATACCGAGCAGGCGGTGGCGAATTCACTTGCCGCCGTGCGCGCCGGCGCGCGCCAGATCCAGGGCACGTTGAACGGGCTCGGCGAGCGCTGCGGCAATGCCAATCTGTGCTCGCTGATCCCGACCTTGAAGCTGAAGACCGAGTTCTCGGACCGCTTCGAGATCGCCGTCTCCGACCAGCAGCTCGGCGGTCTGATGAAGGTGTCGCGCACGCTCGACGACATGCTCAACCGGGCGCCGAACCGCCACGCGCCCTATGTCGGTGAGAGCGCCTTCGTGACCAAGACCGGTATCCATGCCTCGGCCGTGCTGAAGGATCCGCAGACCTACGAGCACGTGCTGCCGGAATCGGTCGGCAATCATCGCAAGGTGCTGGTCTCCGACCAGGCCGGCCGCTCCAACGTGATCGCGGCGCTCGAACGCGGCGGCATTCCCTTTACCAAGAGCGATCCGAAGCTGACGCGCCTGGTCGAGGAGCTGAAGGAGCGCGAGGCCATCGGCTACGCCTACGAATCTGCCAACGCCTCGTTCGAGCTGCTGGCCCGGCGTACGCTCGGCTCGGTCCCGGAGTATTTCCGGGTCGAGCAGTTCGACGTCAATGTCGAGCAGCGCTACAACGCCGTCGGCGAGCGCGTCACGGTGGCGCTTGCGGTGGTCAAGGTCGACGTCGCCGGCGAGCGGCTGATCTCGGCGGCCGAAGGCAATGGTCCGGTCAACGCGCTCGACGTCGCGCTGCGCAAGGATCTCGGCAAATACCAGGGCTTCATCGACGGCCTCAAGCTGATCGACTATCGCGTCCGTATCCTCAATGGCGGCACCGAGGCGGTCACCCGCGTGCTGATCGAGAGCGAGGACGAAACCGGCGAGCGCTGGACCACGGTCGGCGTCTCGCCCAACATCATCGACGCCTCGTTCCAGGCACTGATGGATTCGGTATTCTACAAGCTGGTGAAGTCAGGCGCGCCGGGGTGA
- a CDS encoding diacylglycerol kinase yields MLRIWRATLNSRNGLAFALRSEQAVREEVVAFLLALPLAYVVGVTPMRSVELVCAVVLVLVVELLNTAIEKLADRLTTEHDLQIGRVKDLGSAAVGVALLMSGSFWLFALAERLGLL; encoded by the coding sequence ATGCTGCGCATCTGGCGCGCGACGCTCAACTCGCGCAATGGCCTGGCCTTCGCGCTCCGCTCCGAGCAGGCGGTGCGCGAGGAGGTTGTCGCGTTCCTGCTGGCGCTGCCGCTCGCTTATGTCGTCGGCGTGACGCCGATGCGCAGCGTCGAACTGGTCTGCGCGGTGGTGCTGGTGCTGGTGGTGGAGTTGCTCAACACCGCGATCGAGAAGCTCGCCGACCGCCTGACCACCGAGCACGACCTGCAGATCGGCCGGGTCAAGGATCTCGGCTCGGCCGCGGTCGGTGTCGCGCTGTTGATGTCCGGCAGCTTCTGGCTGTTCGCGCTCGCCGAGCGGCTCGGGCTGTTGTGA
- a CDS encoding LOG family protein translates to MTEIRTVCVYCGSGPGTNPSFIESAKALGKALAENGVRLVYGGGSIGMMGAVAKAVLDHGGDVTGIIPDFLVKKEVMMPLKDLIVTPDMHERKRLMFEHSDAFVALPGGIGTLEELVEQLTWKQLGRHAKPVLMANIDGFWEPLFSLLAHMRETEFIRPGFQIDLLKADRAEDILPRLREAAARVAKEETEMAPEIAKRL, encoded by the coding sequence ATGACTGAAATCCGCACCGTCTGTGTCTATTGCGGCTCCGGCCCGGGCACCAATCCCAGCTTCATCGAATCGGCGAAAGCACTCGGCAAGGCACTCGCCGAGAACGGCGTCAGGCTCGTCTATGGCGGCGGCTCCATCGGCATGATGGGCGCGGTTGCCAAGGCGGTGCTGGACCATGGTGGCGACGTCACCGGCATCATTCCGGACTTCCTGGTGAAGAAGGAAGTCATGATGCCGCTGAAGGATCTCATCGTCACGCCCGACATGCACGAGCGCAAGCGGCTGATGTTCGAGCACTCCGATGCCTTCGTCGCGCTGCCCGGCGGCATCGGCACGCTCGAGGAGCTGGTCGAGCAGCTGACCTGGAAGCAGCTCGGGCGCCACGCCAAGCCGGTGCTGATGGCCAATATCGACGGCTTCTGGGAACCGCTGTTCTCGCTGCTCGCCCATATGCGCGAGACCGAGTTCATCCGTCCCGGCTTCCAGATCGACCTGCTCAAGGCCGACCGCGCCGAGGACATCCTTCCCCGCCTGCGCGAGGCCGCCGCCCGCGTGGCCAAGGAAGAGACCGAGATGGCGCCGGAGATCGCCAAGCGGCTGTGA